The genomic interval AAAGATACTAGTTTTGCTGGTATTTTATGTAGTTTGACAGAAAATTGTGATATCTGTTTATTTTATTTAAAAGTATGCCAGAATAAAGCAGAATACTTGTTCTCCATCGCAGGCTTTCAAATATAGTAATGTAAGAACACTATGTTGGTTGATGAGAAGTATTTTTAACCGGAAAGATTATGCATGCTCCAGTTCATCCATTTGATCAAACCGAATTTGCCTTTCTATTTTTTCTTTTTCCAGTTTAAACTTGTAGTCTGCATTGATATAAGTATAAATCCGGATGCCTAAAAAAGACACCGTTTTATACAAAAGTCTTGGAGCCGAATTTATTTGTCCTCCTGAATATACAGCCTCAACTTTGATCACAAGGGTAGAAAAATTATGTCTATCAATATACAAAACTTCTTTAACCATAATAAGCAATCACCTATACATGGGTAGTAAGTTAATATTGCATTTTGTATGATTATCAAAATTTATGTAATTATTAGTGTGGAAATTACATAAGCTACTCAACTGAATTTATTGCTAGGTGATATAGGAAAAGGGACAAAATCAGACTGATTTTATGTATAAAATAATCACCTGGGCTGGCAAAATTCATTTCCCGCAACCCATGAATAGATTCATGTATAAGAATAAGTTGTAAGACATACATAATTGCAGTTATGTATGGGCATAATTTACTGAAATACCCAGAAGCAGGTATTGTAAATGCATCACACTTTTGAGATATTGGTATACAAATTAAATCTTTTGTTTTTACTTGAATGGAGTGGTATGACGCTAAAAAAATGCAGTCATCTTTTTCAGGGAAGCCAGGCAGCATAGTGTAATCAATACCTACACTATCATTTTCTGTAAAACGGCTTCTCTGTCAGGTTACCTATTTATTTTAGGATTAAAATAAGTCCTTCATTTTCAATATGTATGAGAATAAAAGTAAACTTCTTTACACTTGAATGCTCTTACTGTTACAGGAAATCTCTCATAATGCGATATGCCAAACAGTAGGATAGTTTATTTACCCTGATGTTGGCCGGGGAAAGCCATAGGACTTCAAAAATAATCGGCGTTAATTAATAAAGAAATCGCTGAAGATTTAAAATTACTGCAGAACACTTGCGTTTGCTGAGTAAGGAACAGGTAAAATAACTAGTGTGGCTTACCGACCTGAAAGATGCACTTAATTATGCATTAGGCACTAATGTAGAGATCAATGTTCCAGTATCGTAAATAACTATGATACACACCCTCATAATCGACGATGAAGCTGATGGCCGCAATGCCCTGCGGATCGCTATTGAAAAATATTTTCCGGAGGTATCTATTAAAGGTATCTATGAAACACCGGAACAAGGACTGGAAGCTATCCGCACAACTACACCAGACCTGGTTTTTCTGGATGTACAAATGCCGCATATGTCTGGTTTCGATTTGCTTAAACATGTTTCTCCTTTCAATTTTGAGGTTATATTTGTAACTGCCCACGACCAGTATGCCATTAAAGCCATTCGTTTTAGTGCCCTGGATTATCTGCTCAAGCCAGTGGATATAGATGATTTACGGGTTGCCCTGGAGAAAGTAAAAGAGCGCTTACACCATAAAAATGCCCAGCATCAGTATCAGTCTGTGTTGCATAATATACAGCACAAAGCCGGTAAGATTGAACGGCTGGCCGTACCTACCCAGGAAGGTATAGAGTTTTTTAATACGGCTGATATCATTTTCTGTGAGGCAGAGGGAAGTTATACACAACTTATTCTTACCCAAAAACGCAAGCAACTGGTTTCCCGCAATCTCAAGGATTTTGAGAGTTTACTCGCTGATTCCGGCTTTTGCCGGGTGCACCATACCTACCTTATTAATTTGCGGCATGTGCATAAATATATCAGGGGAGAGGGTGGCTACGTCATTATGACCGACAATCACCATGTGGATATTTCCCGCCGGAAAAAAGAGGAATTTCTCCAGTTACTTGATAAACTCTGATTGAGTATATATCTTATTTTTTAATCAAACTAACAAGTATTCAAAGCTGTAGAGTAGCTTATTCCACTTGCAACTATAGATTTCCAGTTGTTAATTGACTTCTGCCAGTTGCAAAATAGGTGTGTGAATAGCGGGTTAAGTATATTAATTTAGATGCAGGCTCCAGATTAATACTGGGTCTGCATTTTTTATTTCTTCTCTTTCTCTTCCAGAGATTTGATTTTCTTTATATAAAATTCTCCTTCCTGCGCTTCCACAGATTTGATTTCCGGTTGATTTATTCCTCCTTTAGTATTGATGCTGCAAGCAATATAGTTT from Rhodocytophaga rosea carries:
- a CDS encoding LytR/AlgR family response regulator transcription factor; amino-acid sequence: MIHTLIIDDEADGRNALRIAIEKYFPEVSIKGIYETPEQGLEAIRTTTPDLVFLDVQMPHMSGFDLLKHVSPFNFEVIFVTAHDQYAIKAIRFSALDYLLKPVDIDDLRVALEKVKERLHHKNAQHQYQSVLHNIQHKAGKIERLAVPTQEGIEFFNTADIIFCEAEGSYTQLILTQKRKQLVSRNLKDFESLLADSGFCRVHHTYLINLRHVHKYIRGEGGYVIMTDNHHVDISRRKKEEFLQLLDKL